DNA sequence from the Armigeres subalbatus isolate Guangzhou_Male chromosome 1, GZ_Asu_2, whole genome shotgun sequence genome:
TGTAGGGCCGCTACCATCGGGACACAACCTTCTGGTATTAATTGACTACTTCAGTCGTTTCATCGAAGTGGTTGTCATAAGGCAGATCACTGCATCACTGACCATCCAAGCATTCCACTCAACGTTCTGTTGGTTTGGTTTTCCAGAAACTTTAAAAACCGACAATGGTCCCCAATTTACCAGTGAAGAAATGAAGCAGTTTTGCAAACAATACGGCATAGAACATCGTAGAACTACACCGTATTGGCCTCAAGCAAATGGGGAAGTGGAACGCGTAAATGGTATGATCGAGAAACACCTGAAAATAAGCCAACTCGAAGATACTGAGTGGAAGTGGGATTTGAGAACGAGTGTACTGATATACAACTCGACACCCCACTCAACTACAGGAGTTGCTCCAGCTGTTCTTATGTTTGGGAGGATAGTTCGCGATGAATTGCCAACAACAGTCTTCCGTCCAAGCATAATGGTGGAAGAAATTCAGGATCGagataaaatatgtaaatagaaGAGTGCCGACTATACGAACAACCGTCGTCGGGCTAATCATAGACAACTGAAGGTTGGTGATGTAGTCTTGGTCAGAAGAATAATGAGGGACAACAAGTTAGCGTCAACATTCAGTCCAGAAGAATGGATAATAATCATCCGTACAGCATCAGATGTCACACTGCGATCGAATGAATCAAGCCGGATTATAAAGAGGAATGTAGCCCATCTCAAGTTACTGAGCACCAATGCGGACACAGGGGAAAGTCAAACAGTATCGTTGGATGATGGAGAGAGATTTGAAGAAGAAACCGTTATGAAGAGCACAGCTTCCAACAGGGAGGAAATGGTGGAACAACAAACAAAAGAAGCAAAAGTGCGTCCTCATAAGAGTGTTAAGAAACCAGATTATTTACAAGATTATGACATCAATCAGTGCAAATAATCCCTAAGAAGAAGATGAGTGTACACGGAataaataaactacccaatagtgagtttaattcacccaacgtccgcacgggaagccaaaattgagtaagtagggtcgaagtagtttgcctttactcccatgttaaaaaagtacccaacagaaaatttatttacccaaatgtaagtttaattcactcaatttcgacctcaggtaataaaactcaaaattggcttcccgtattgaactggcgtcgttggattgtttggctcttttgttttcgacaacaaaagaaagagtggatgaaagagaagagagaaaataactcaaaaataagtttaaaaatactcaattttgggtactttttttcttccgtgtagagtATTGATCGACGATATAAAATAGTTTCAGTTCAGGGGCTAAGTAGAGCATAACATGATTTCAGTTCCAGGGAGAATACATTGTATAGACGATTGCACGCGCCAAaaactccatataaaaaaaatgtaaacattgccctcaTGAAACTTCACTCCCCATTTGAACACGAAATTGTCTTGTGACGTCATGATGCAATGGTTCATTAGATGAGGAGACATCAGGAGAGAGAGGGAAAATAAAGGTTGAGTTTGGATTGTACGACGGAAACAAACGGTTGTGTTTTATTTGCTCCGTAAAGGTACCCCGAACATAACAAtttgtttttctatttttaaaatagtttgaataaaaaaataaaaacatgatgatATGTATAGATTTTAGTATGTATACGAAACAAATCCTCAT
Encoded proteins:
- the LOC134206260 gene encoding uncharacterized protein K02A2.6-like: MAITIREVEEHTSKDELIQQVIISLEHGTWSETTKMFKPFEPELYRTGDLLMRGEQIVIPSALQEQTLQIAHELHPGIVAMKRLLRQKVWWLGTDKQVETLVKSCKSCTIVSALDPPEPMISTRMPDRAWVDLAADFVGPLPSGHNLLVLIDYFSRFIEVVVIRQITASLTIQAFHSTFCWFGFPETLKTDNGPQFTSEEMKQFCKQYGIEHRRTTPYWPQANGEVERVNGMIEKHLKISQLEDTEWKWDLRTSVLIYNSTPHSTTGVAPAVLMFGRIVRDELPTTVFRPSIMVEEIQDRDKICK